The Spirosoma radiotolerans genome has a window encoding:
- a CDS encoding CAP domain-containing protein: protein MNLVENVAFIILSGWLMTGLGLKTSLLEENAPLKPLHHAVDVVLTADLPGEKEAILVATNQQRVRKGLPALTQDAKLMQAAQQYAELMAAKDQMSHTLNGLTLVDKAKRVGYSFRQLSENIALNTRLDGRFVVIDQWMESKGHRKNILTSGITDIGIGIAGPSKQNRYYYCQLFGAQL from the coding sequence ATGAATTTAGTAGAAAATGTTGCCTTCATTATCCTGTCTGGTTGGCTGATGACAGGTTTAGGCTTAAAGACATCACTTCTTGAAGAAAACGCTCCTCTCAAGCCCTTACATCATGCCGTGGATGTCGTGCTAACCGCTGACTTACCTGGCGAGAAGGAAGCCATTCTGGTTGCCACTAACCAGCAGCGAGTCCGTAAAGGCTTACCCGCGTTGACCCAGGACGCTAAGTTGATGCAGGCGGCTCAACAATACGCCGAACTAATGGCAGCCAAAGACCAAATGAGCCACACGTTGAACGGGCTGACCTTAGTTGATAAAGCTAAACGTGTTGGTTATTCATTTCGGCAACTGAGTGAAAATATTGCCCTCAATACCCGCCTGGATGGCCGGTTTGTGGTCATCGATCAATGGATGGAGTCGAAAGGGCACCGAAAAAACATACTGACCAGTGGCATAACCGATATCGGCATTGGTATTGCCGGCCCCAGTAAACAGAATCGGTACTACTACTGCCAACTATTTGGGGCCCAGTTGTAG
- the map gene encoding type I methionyl aminopeptidase, with product MSLKTEEELAGMQQISQVVGTTLRCMQQYAQPGMSTFELDQYGRQLLELHGARSAPKLTYGFPGWTCISVNEEVCHGIPSAKRLLQEGDLVNIDVSAELNGYWSDNGGSFVLGKDIHQRGDLVETSKRILAKAISHIRGGVQIAEIGRLIDTEARRSGYRVIKNLAGHGIGRSLHEEPLEILCYYDRSNKTRFRTNSVVAIETFLSTNATYAQEKGDGWTLIAKGSFAVQHEQTIVVTDKQPIILTAANQLWN from the coding sequence ATGTCATTGAAAACTGAAGAGGAGTTGGCCGGTATGCAGCAGATCAGCCAAGTCGTTGGCACCACCCTTAGGTGCATGCAACAGTATGCCCAGCCAGGAATGTCGACGTTTGAGTTGGATCAATATGGGCGACAACTGCTGGAACTGCATGGTGCCCGTTCGGCACCCAAGCTCACTTATGGCTTTCCGGGTTGGACTTGTATCAGTGTAAATGAGGAGGTATGTCATGGCATTCCTTCGGCCAAACGGCTTCTCCAGGAAGGGGATTTAGTTAATATTGATGTATCAGCCGAACTGAATGGGTATTGGTCAGACAATGGGGGATCGTTCGTCCTGGGGAAAGACATTCATCAGCGTGGTGACTTAGTAGAAACTTCGAAGCGAATCCTGGCCAAAGCCATTAGTCACATCCGAGGAGGAGTACAAATAGCTGAGATTGGGCGTTTAATTGACACTGAAGCCAGGCGAAGTGGCTACCGGGTCATCAAGAATCTGGCTGGGCACGGAATAGGTCGAAGCTTACATGAAGAACCGCTTGAGATTTTATGTTACTATGATCGGTCCAATAAAACGCGTTTCCGAACAAATTCGGTTGTGGCCATCGAGACGTTTTTATCTACCAACGCCACGTATGCTCAGGAAAAGGGGGATGGTTGGACACTAATCGCCAAAGGCAGTTTTGCTGTACAGCATGAACAAACGATAGTCGTTACGGACAAACAACCAATCATCCTGACAGCTGCGAATCAATTATGGAACTAA
- a CDS encoding GAF domain-containing protein has product MIPIHALSATIEELLSAGHSPADTLNQVVQTVGMALEADRCFLYVRQPEQERGRTAFCWRRNPQIPDKNTIQPTWQPDTDELPTEDPLIRAGLAMKPSVYVDDVDMAGPEVLNQQFERETFGHRALIHAHIQADNQLWGILQPCMFGRARHWTEEEKTQIEAILPRLQPVIAAYVTSG; this is encoded by the coding sequence ATGATCCCTATACACGCTTTATCGGCAACCATTGAAGAACTCCTGAGCGCTGGTCATTCCCCGGCCGATACGTTGAATCAGGTGGTCCAGACCGTTGGAATGGCCTTGGAAGCCGATCGTTGTTTTCTTTACGTGCGGCAACCTGAGCAGGAGCGGGGACGAACCGCTTTCTGCTGGCGCAGGAACCCGCAGATTCCCGACAAAAATACGATACAGCCCACCTGGCAACCCGATACGGATGAGTTGCCGACGGAGGACCCGCTGATTCGGGCCGGGCTGGCTATGAAACCGTCGGTTTATGTCGATGATGTTGACATGGCTGGTCCAGAAGTACTCAATCAGCAGTTTGAGCGGGAAACGTTCGGCCACCGGGCGTTGATTCATGCGCACATCCAGGCGGACAATCAACTGTGGGGAATTCTGCAACCCTGTATGTTTGGGCGTGCCCGGCACTGGACCGAGGAAGAAAAGACGCAGATTGAAGCCATCCTGCCGCGTTTGCAGCCAGTAATAGCGGCTTATGTGACGTCTGGCTGA
- a CDS encoding TolC family protein, whose amino-acid sequence MRHTTYIITSFLAIPFLSLQLAKAQVRQLTMDNAVKLAIDKNRDLQVATLETAKAAQKVQEARGYGLPTVAASAQYLYYFNKQVSFLPGSFVGLGDDQLATFRVGGANAFLGGVAVSQPLFQTSVRSGIKVAQIDGLATDQALADVRATVVTDVKKAYLDVLITQEQLRLQQQSITRNEQALKDARSLLAQGRASRVDTLRAFVTVENLRPTLIQLTNRIGIAKTVLKRTVGLDEREEIDLQDSLRYDDALFVSPGTDAFLDAVQARPEVRRLELIEQLNREQIALQAAEKQPKLAAIGSVLSQSQANNFRLGDYRWPVSSYLGLQLSVPIFTGFRTNSRIQQAQVTRQQTEKQLANLKEIVRAQVKIGLANVQEARLRIQSQQQTISVAELGYRITRDRWKQGIASRLELTDAELSLTQAKSNYLQAVYDYLTATVELDKVLGRIK is encoded by the coding sequence TTGCAGGTAGCAACGCTGGAAACAGCCAAAGCCGCTCAGAAAGTACAGGAAGCACGAGGGTATGGTCTGCCCACTGTAGCCGCTTCGGCGCAGTACCTGTACTATTTCAACAAACAAGTTTCGTTCCTGCCCGGTAGCTTTGTGGGGTTAGGCGACGATCAGTTAGCCACGTTTCGGGTCGGAGGGGCGAATGCGTTCCTGGGTGGCGTGGCGGTATCCCAACCCTTGTTTCAGACCAGCGTTCGTTCGGGTATTAAAGTGGCTCAGATCGATGGATTAGCCACGGATCAGGCGCTAGCTGATGTCCGGGCGACTGTCGTTACGGATGTGAAAAAAGCGTATCTGGACGTGTTGATCACGCAGGAACAACTCCGGTTGCAACAGCAAAGTATTACCCGCAACGAGCAGGCCCTGAAAGACGCCCGCTCCCTGCTGGCGCAAGGACGGGCCTCGCGCGTCGATACGCTACGCGCTTTTGTGACGGTCGAAAACCTGCGGCCAACGCTCATTCAGTTGACGAATCGAATTGGCATCGCAAAAACGGTGCTGAAGCGCACCGTGGGGCTGGACGAGCGGGAGGAGATAGACTTGCAGGATTCGCTGCGGTATGACGATGCTTTATTCGTCTCGCCGGGAACCGATGCTTTTCTCGATGCGGTGCAGGCCCGGCCCGAAGTGCGTCGGCTGGAACTAATCGAGCAGCTAAACCGGGAGCAAATTGCGCTGCAGGCAGCTGAGAAGCAGCCGAAGTTAGCTGCGATTGGCTCGGTACTGTCTCAGTCACAAGCCAATAATTTTCGGCTCGGTGATTACCGATGGCCCGTAAGCTCCTACCTGGGTTTGCAGCTCAGTGTGCCAATTTTCACTGGTTTTCGAACAAATTCCCGTATTCAGCAAGCGCAGGTAACTCGCCAACAAACTGAAAAACAGCTGGCTAACCTGAAGGAGATTGTGCGGGCACAGGTGAAAATAGGGCTGGCAAATGTACAGGAAGCCCGGCTACGCATCCAATCTCAACAACAGACAATTTCCGTCGCCGAGTTGGGGTACCGAATCACCCGCGACCGCTGGAAACAGGGCATTGCTTCCCGATTAGAGCTGACGGATGCTGAACTTTCGCTTACCCAGGCTAAGTCAAATTACCTCCAGGCCGTATACGATTATCTGACGGCTACTGTCGAACTTGACAAGGTATTGGGTCGAATTAAGTAG